A single window of Flavobacteriales bacterium DNA harbors:
- a CDS encoding MGMT family protein, translated as MKKSPSSRSTSSDSDDFFERVYAVVRLIPEGRVTSYGAIARYLGSGRSARIVGWAMNNCHHLEEPVPAHRVVNRQGLLTGKMHFGGTVMQQLLENEGITVEDDQILDFKKVFWDPVTELGIE; from the coding sequence ATGAAGAAGTCACCTTCATCCCGCTCCACCTCCTCAGATTCCGACGATTTTTTTGAACGCGTATACGCCGTGGTTCGCCTGATCCCCGAAGGACGCGTGACCTCCTATGGCGCCATCGCCCGCTACCTGGGCAGTGGCCGCTCCGCTCGCATCGTGGGATGGGCCATGAACAATTGCCACCACCTCGAAGAACCCGTTCCCGCCCACCGCGTGGTGAACCGACAGGGCCTGCTTACCGGGAAGATGCACTTCGGCGGCACCGTGATGCAACAACTTCTGGAGAACGAGGGCATCACCGTGGAAGACGACCAGATCCTGGATTTTAAAAAGGTGTTCTGGGACCCTGTGACGGAGCTGGGGATAGAATAA
- a CDS encoding helix-turn-helix domain-containing protein — MGIHIGQIIRKQLDTAGMSKTEFARRINTTSQNVYGIFKRKSIDTALLQKISEVLRYDFFQYYSKPGAAIVEDGKKDYKPSQTAPGDIPELLKEVESLRKENAYLKEINQLLREKVKAPKSK; from the coding sequence ATGGGAATTCACATCGGACAGATCATCAGGAAACAGTTGGATACCGCAGGCATGAGCAAAACGGAATTTGCCCGCCGCATCAACACCACTTCCCAGAACGTGTATGGCATCTTCAAACGCAAGAGCATTGACACCGCGTTGCTGCAAAAGATCTCCGAAGTGTTGCGCTATGACTTCTTTCAGTACTACAGCAAACCCGGCGCAGCCATCGTGGAAGACGGCAAGAAAGATTATAAGCCATCGCAAACCGCTCCCGGAGACATTCCCGAACTGTTGAAGGAAGTGGAAAGCCTGCGCAAGGAAAATGCCTACCTGAAAGAGATCAACCAGCTGTTGCGCGAGAAGGTGAAGGCGCCGAAATCCAAATGA
- the trmB gene encoding tRNA (guanosine(46)-N7)-methyltransferase TrmB gives MGRSKLYRYAENDALPNVIQPGRPEEAATFLLKGKWSRDHFHNEQPLTLELGCGKGEYTLGMGRAFPDCNFIGVDIKGARIWRGAKTALNENLGNVAFLRTPIERIEQCFGKDEVSDIWITFPDPQPTSRREKKRLTGHAFLHRYHKILRPGGRIHLKTDSAELFAYTMEVLEHLRIRPEIVCEDVHGSLDEIPDMVRSIRTHYEQLFLAKGKNIHYLRFSLPDDLPPPPKKKKKQTQHIQDTIKP, from the coding sequence ATGGGAAGAAGCAAATTGTACCGGTATGCAGAGAACGACGCGTTGCCGAATGTGATCCAGCCGGGACGCCCGGAAGAAGCGGCAACATTCCTCCTGAAAGGCAAATGGAGCCGGGATCATTTCCACAACGAACAACCCCTCACCCTTGAACTCGGTTGCGGAAAAGGGGAATACACCCTGGGGATGGGCCGTGCCTTTCCCGACTGCAACTTCATCGGAGTAGACATCAAAGGGGCCCGTATCTGGCGTGGCGCCAAAACGGCCCTGAACGAAAACCTCGGGAACGTGGCTTTCCTGCGCACACCCATCGAACGCATCGAACAATGCTTCGGCAAAGATGAGGTAAGCGACATCTGGATCACCTTCCCCGACCCGCAACCCACCAGCCGCAGGGAAAAGAAACGGCTCACCGGACACGCCTTCCTTCACAGGTACCATAAGATCCTTCGGCCCGGCGGTCGCATCCACCTGAAAACCGACAGCGCCGAATTGTTCGCATACACCATGGAAGTACTGGAACACCTCCGCATCCGGCCTGAAATCGTATGCGAGGATGTACACGGTTCACTGGACGAGATCCCCGACATGGTGCGTTCCATCCGTACACATTATGAGCAGCTTTTTTTAGCAAAAGGAAAAAACATCCACTACCTGCGCTTCTCGTTGCCGGATGATTTGCCGCCTCCTCCGAAAAAGAAAAAGAAGCAAACCCAACACATTCAAGACACCATCAAGCCATGA